The following proteins are co-located in the Vigna angularis cultivar LongXiaoDou No.4 chromosome 2, ASM1680809v1, whole genome shotgun sequence genome:
- the LOC108328179 gene encoding uncharacterized protein LOC108328179 translates to MAGPNDPNEPTLPPKRKSDPDLLDLPSKIAKLATPGLKQTHEPQPSADHCTSQPPTSSSDPKEPDKDDKEIQNDDVEEKNPQHDDEEHQNDDEDEDDDDDDDEEEEEDRKGKGISRQDKGKGKMVQEDEDDDDSDDDDDDASDDDGSDFSDDPLTEVDLNNILPSRTRGRTGAASAGVRISDDAGKAAVGGLGDDEDDSDDSDA, encoded by the coding sequence ATGGCTGGACCAAACGACCCCAATGAACCCACATTACCCCCGAAGCGTAAGTCCGATCCTGATCTTCTAGATCTCCCATCCAAAATTGCAAAGCTCGCTACTCCCGGCCTCAAACAAACCCACGAACCCCAACCTAGTGCTGACCACTGCACTTCCCAGCCTCCCACTTCTTCCTCCGACCCTAAGGAACCCGACAAAGACgacaaagaaatccaaaacGACGACGTCGAAGAAAAGAACCCCCAACACGACGACGAGGAGCACCAAAACGACGACGAGGATGAAGACGACGATGACGACGACGacgaggaagaggaagaggaccGAAAGGGGAAAGGGATTTCGCGTCAAGACAAGGGAAAAGGGAAAATGGTACAAGAAGACGAGGATGATGATGATTCCGACGACGATGATGACGACGCTTCCGATGACGACGGAAGTGACTTCTCCGACGACCCGCTCACGGAGGTCGATTTGAATAACATTCTGCCGTCCAGGACTCGGGGACGGACAGGGGCGGCGAGTGCAGGAGTGCGCATTTCTGATGACGCGGGGAAAGCGGCCGTAGGCGGCCTCGGCGATGATGAAGACGATAGCGACGACAGTGATGCTTGA